The Rhododendron vialii isolate Sample 1 chromosome 1a, ASM3025357v1 region GCTGGAAGCTATATTAGTTCACAAGCTTCCAGTTTCCTTTTGAATTGTGTATAAGAATTCAGTAGGTTCCCATTTTTTTGATGCAGGTTGACTCATAGCTTCCATGAGGAGTGAGAGGAATGTCATTGGGTTTCGAATGTTGTCAAGGTGTGCCTTATACAACATTCTGGATAGATTGGGGTGAGAATGTACgtgatcctctctctcttccttgaTCGCTCCCTCGCTCTATTTTGTACAGTTTGTATATTGGGAAACAAGATTCATGGAGGGTCTATCATTTGTTTAGGAATGGAGGATAAAGTTTGAATTCTGGAACTAAGATTTGGTTTGGCAAGATGCGTGTATAGATGATTGCAGTGTGACCAAGTTCTGTCCCAAGCTGTGTAAcaatattttgtttcttttttttaacaaaaaagaaagaaagagaagatgtgaaatgagaaaaatggaaaaacattATGGTAATGAAGTATTTGCTTTAttcctcaaatttttttctcgctctctctctctctctcatccattaGCAATGAGCTAATGGTTCTGTTTAAATGGTACTCCTATATGATTTGATATGCGCTAATAGACGCTGGTGCAATATCACCAGAAGAGGGCTGTGGCCTGTGAACGACCCCCCAAAACTACCCTCTAAAACAAATCCCTCTCTATCCGAGTGAACAAATTATGAGCAATTAGGATCAAAGATAATGTGGGAGTTCAATACTGCTGATTAATTTACCTGATGTATGATAACGTTTGCaattcatgtttttgttttttgtttagtGGTTTTAATAAACGCAACAACATTTTGTTCGTACTACAATGCTAAATTTTGACGTTCGAAATGAAAGAAACAACAGTTTTCTCCAAATCTTCAGAATGTGGTTTAATTTGTTTTCGAAACATGTTTCACTCTTTCTACCCTACCCTACCCTACACCACCCCCTAGCGACCACTTCCCGCACACTCCCCCTTCCGGTGCCTCCCCAGTCCCCACCTATGTCCGCCTCTTCTGCCAACCCTCTAACGGCTCCCTCATATCCGGACCACCTGTTTCGACAACTCCAGTCCAGAACTCCAATTGACTATTTTGGCAACTCTTTGACCACTCCCCCACCTCACTCGACTCCCTCCCTTTCAACGCTCCTTTACTTGAACCAAATAATAAGTTTTTGAACAATTACGACCGCACTAACACACTTTCTATTTTTCTCGAtagaaaattattaattataaacaagaaacaaaaatttaaaaactttacCAAATAGAGCCtattaaaaaatggaaaatatggTTGTGAATATGTGAAAAGACCATGCCCAAGAAGCCAGACAAGGGAACAAAACTAGCCTTATAAAATGCCAACCCACAACAAAGGAGAAACGTTCGGATAATTTTGAGcctttttttggggtaagttTTAATCTCACATTCCATTTTGACAGACCACTAATTTAAAGTTTATTGTTTTCCCTTTCAAAACGTGCTTGAGTTATCAAGATTCCCCGTATATATTCTCAAAAAACCCATTTTCTTGAGATGCTTCTGTTAGATCCCTCGATTTTCCGAGTGTGTTTTGAGTAATCCCTGTGACAAAGACAGGCGTGAGGCCAAGCAATCCTTCAAGCAGCCATGGATTTGGTCAGTCAGATGCAGAGACAGTTCGTTGACTACAAAAACTCTCTTTTCCGCGAGGTCAGTGTTGGGTTTCTTTCTTTAGGCTTAAtagtttcaatttcttttgcttggattggggttttgtaacgatggttttttttttctttttccgttgGGAAAAGGGTTTCTTGGATGATCAGTTTAAACAGCTTCTGCAACTGCAAGATGAGAGCAACCCAGGTTTCGTTGTTGAAGTagtctctcttttctttcaagATTCTGAGAAGCTACTCAACAATTTGGCCACTGCTTTGTAAGAATGTTTTCCCATACCCTTTCACTTTCTATGGGTATTTTGCTTATGTTTCTGATATCTGGGTCTAGTTAGGATTAATGGGGGTTTTTTCTACTCTTCTTGTCTGGATTATGTAGACAACAACAGATTGTTGATTATAAGCAGGTTGATGCCTATGTCCACCAGTTCAAGGGTAGTAGTTCCAGGTATTTGTTCATGCTTTTGGTAAATTCTTAGTATGTCTTTTGGTTTGAATACGAATGGGCTTTTTAATCTTGGTTTGTCCCCTTATGGATGCTTTTAAATGGTGAGCTGCTTCATTTCTTTACCAGAAATTTATGTTCTATTTGTGGGAAATCTTAAACGAGATATCGAAATTAAACTGTGCTCCCAACGAGTTGTAATtggtcaaaaaattatttgtacccTCCTTTTTTATGAAGTGGTTGattgatattttattttatggttaACAGCATAGGGGCACTTAAAGTAAAAAATGAGTGCGTTGCATTCAGAAACTACTGTGATGAGAAGAACCGTGAACGGTGAGTTTGCTCAACACTGACAGGCATGTTTTCTTTGTTCAATAGTGCAAATATATAAGTCAAGGTAATGATCTATACAGGGTGTTTGATGTGGATTATTTGCTTCAGCTTATAGCTTTTTCCCCCCCTCAAAGGCTTTCTGAACAACTTTTAAAATATGGCTTTTGAGATTCTCCATTTTGATGCTTTGTAGCTCTTGCTTTTCGATAATCGTCATTTTTTCACAGGTCAGTTGCAATAAAACTCTTGTTTGTCTATCAAACATTCGCTTGCCAATTTATGTTGGGAAAAAATAGTCTGGGGAAAACCTAGTACCATGTGTCAGCAGGAGTTGCTGTCATTACCACCTCAACCTCATTCTTGCCTTAATTTCGGACAAATTCTGAATTCTGTGATTAGACCTTTTGCGTGACCATGCTCTGAGGACTGGGAATGGTGTTGGTTTGAGATATGGCATGATTAGTTGAATGTGATGCTACAATGACTTCATTCTAGCATAAAGAGCCCTTTCCAACATAGAAGCATGTTCCACGATCCGATCTTCATAACCTTGCCAGATGTGGACAGAGCTACTGGTTTGCGGAAGTGGATTCGTCAGATGCATTGGATCAAACTCCCATGTTCCAAAGCCCACCATTAGGTCTCTGTGTAGAGATTCGAAAAGCCCCTGCTGTTGAACCTTGGTCTGGAATGACAACAAAAACCAGCATAACCAAGAATCCTTAGGACTTGCATCAACGGGAATGCCAAACAAAGTGAACATTTCTCTTGAGAGTGTATCCACTGGTTTGGAAAATGCCTTATTTGTCATATTTGAGTCTCAACTATATTATTAACAATAAGTCTACAACCACAAGAACTTGCACACACAATTACACAAACTTTCTCAATAATTCGAACTAGTCATAATAGAACTTGCTTAATTATTAGGTTGTTTATGTGAAAGatcaattcaatcaaacaatAGTCGACATATGATCGGTCCAATTTTCTCAGATATTGTTCTGAAGCTCAACTCTGGTTTGTTGTCATCCGAATTTTgcctttaaaaagaaaaagacagctGTCTCATTTCTTGTCTCGAGGGAATAGATTTTGTCTGCGCATTTGGTAGTTTGTAACCTGACACCTTTTAATCTGACTTATACGTGCGAGTCTTATATAAAAGTGGAAGGAGTGATGTGATTCTTGTTAGTTTGTGAGGAAGTTTAATGGTAGTTTAAGGCCCATTTCATAATTTCCTTTATATTTATGTATAAGCCCAAAATTCCGTGCATGATATATATTGATGTCTATTGATTGGTTGTGAAATAAACGTGGTGATATAATCTGCTCGCCACTTTTCCATGAACCAGTTCCTCGCCAAGGACAGAGCCGGTATTTTTAATGTTGGGTGGAcagacattgattttttttggcaatgatAGCTGTTTCTGTCAATATATATTACCAAAAACGTGTTTTTCCGACCAACttatacaattaaaaaaatattttgacaaataatTGTAAATTTGTATAATCTTGTGCCTTAATGATTTGAAAAGGTTAAATATTAAACAGAGTGTTGAATTTATATAAATAGATGCATACGATCTAAATGGGCATCCTGTCATGAATGGGTTAACCTACAAACGTGGTTATCAATGACATACTGGTGGACATCGTGTTTTCAAGGTTGGAACAGTATGTACTTGTCCTATTGCATCATTTTTCCATTCCGGGTTTTGTTGGTGTAGTTTCCGTGCTGTTAGGGTTTTACCAGTAGTGTGGTATAACCTGTGCAGCACGATTCTTTTTTGATGTTATCACTTATTGGGTTGTGTAGTTTCAGTGCTGTTAGGGTTGTACCAGACCAGAATTAGGGAAGTAGTGTGGTATAACCCGTGCAGCACAATTGTTTTTTTGATGTTACTATCACTTATTGGGTTGTGCGGCTGGGATGGAATGGCACTGACAACTATGGTCTATTCCACCCCTTCCAGCACATCCTCAACTTCAGGGAGTAGCAGTAGGGACCCGTCACTTAATCTTAGGAAGATCCTGCAATCCAATCCTGCACCACGATGCAGGAAAAGAAACTCTCACCCGTGACGGATGGAAATAAACTTGTTTCGTCAGCAAAGttgccaaaagaagaagaaagacagCTTTTTGTACTGTTTTTTAGTAATACCATGCTGTGAAGTTGGGATGACTAGAATATCTCATGCAGGTGCGAGAAATGCCTTGAGCAGTTGAAACGTGAATACATTGCGGTGAAGAACAAGCTTGGAACTCTGTTTCAGGTAGGCAATTCTAAGAAATAAACCACTATTTTTGTAGAATTAACTTTGAGCATTGTTCATTAGCGGGGAAGGACACGTCCATATCACCTGTGTTTTAGTTGAATCTTCGTTTTCTTGTTGTTTAAAGGCCTGACAACATCTAGCTTTTCGAAACTCTTTTCCCTCTAGAGCATCCACTAATAGTTATCAGTGAAGAACCATCAAATGGATTTccctttgcttttcttttcttttcttttcttgtggtTGTTCGTGGACAATCTTGTTCCTCTAAATGCAACTTTTTTCTGGACATTAGAACATTACCTTATCAGTTCTCCCTGtatcttccttttcttctacttatggaacacttatttttggttg contains the following coding sequences:
- the LOC131322747 gene encoding histidine-containing phosphotransfer protein 1-like isoform X1 translates to MDLVSQMQRQFVDYKNSLFREGFLDDQFKQLLQLQDESNPGFVVEVVSLFFQDSEKLLNNLATALQQQIVDYKQVDAYVHQFKGSSSSIGALKVKNECVAFRNYCDEKNRERCEKCLEQLKREYIAVKNKLGTLFQMERHILLRGGSIPLE
- the LOC131322747 gene encoding histidine-containing phosphotransfer protein 1-like isoform X2; this translates as MDLVSQMQRQFVDYKNSLFREGFLDDQFKQLLQLQDESNPGFVVEVVSLFFQDSEKLLNNLATAFIGALKVKNECVAFRNYCDEKNRERCEKCLEQLKREYIAVKNKLGTLFQMERHILLRGGSIPLE